CTGGGTGCGGCTGGCCAGCCGCGCCGGCGAGACCACATTGCGCGCTGAAATCACCGACCGCGTGTCGCCTGGCGTCGTCTACACCACCTTCCACCATCCGGATACGCAGGCCAACGTGATCACGACCGACTATTCGGACTGGGCGACCAACTGCCCCGAATACAAGGTGACGGCCGTGCAGATCTCGCCCTCGAACGGCCCGTCCGACTGGCAGAAGAGCTACGACGAGCAGGCGCGGCACTCCCGCCGCATTGCGCCGGCCGAGGCCGCGGAGTAACGGCATGCACGTGGCGGTCCAGGCCATCGATCGGGAAATCTGGCGCGATGGTGTCGCGTCCGAGGGCACACGGCTGATCCCCGAGGAGACGCCGCTGGCGCTGACCTATAATGGCGGCACCTACGCCGTCATGATGGGGACGCCGCAGAATCTGGAAGATTTCGCCGTCGGCTTCAGCCTGGACGAAGGCATCATCACATCGGTCGACGACATCAAGTCGCTCGACGTGGTCCGCCTCGACGACGGCATCGAGCTGCGCATGTGGCTCGAGCAGGACAACGCTGCGCGCATCAGCGAGCGCCGCCGCCACATTGCCGGCCCCACCGGTTGCGGCATTTGCGGCATCGACTCGATCGCGGAAGCCGTGCGGCCCGCTTCCATCGTGCCGCCGGGCCAGTCCTTCACACCGCAGCAGATCATGACGGCGATGCAGGCGATCGCCCCGCTGCAATCGATCAACATGCAGACCCGCGCGGTGCACGCCGCGGCGTTCTGGTCCCCCTCGAACGGTATCGTGGCCCTGCGCGAGGACGTCGGCCGCCATAACGCGCTCGACAAGCTCGCTGGCTCGCTGGCGCGCAGCCGGACGAGCGCAAGCGCAGGCCTGGTGCTGCTGACGAGCCGCGTCTCGGTCGAAATGGTGCAGAAGACCGCCGCGATCGGCGCGCCCGTGATGGTCGCCGTCTCCGCCCCCACCGCGCTTGCGGTCCGCACCGCAGCGGCTGCCGGTATCACGCTGATTGCCATCGCCCGCAGCGACGGGTTTGAAGTGTTCACACACCAGGGCCGCATCACGGCTCGTCGTGCTCAGGAGATCATCGATGTCGTCGCCTGACCGCCTCGTCTACATGGCAAACCAGATCGGCACCTTCTTCCGCAGCCAGGGCCACGACAAGGCCGTGCCCGGGATCGCCGATCACATCAGGAAGTTCTGGGATCCCAGGATGAAGCGCGCGATCTTCGCGCATCTCGATGCCGGCGGCGCGGGCCTCGAACCGAACGTGCTCGAAGCCCTCACCTCGCTCAAGCAGACGACTTCCCTTCCAGAAGCGCACTGAACACGCGCCGCACCTCGCTTTGCGTCTCCTTCACGCGCGCCTCCAGCGAGGAGAAATCCGGCGCATCGCCGGCGCGCGCCATCACGCGCTGAAGGTCTGTTCCCGCCGTTTCCGGCTTGAAGCGGTCGCTGACGCAGAGCCGCAGGATCTGCGTCAGATCGTGATAGAGCCGCGCCGCGGCGCGGAGGATCTCGGCTTCCGATTGCGGCAGCACGCCGAGCCTGGCGGCATTCTCCAGCACCTGCAGTGTGCTGACATCGAGAATGTCGGGCTTGTCGTGTGCATGGACGAGCTGGAGATATTGCGCGATGAAATCGATGTCGACCATGCCGCCTGAGGCATATTTCAGGTCCCAATGGTCGGTCTCGCCCTTCTCCTGCGCGATCGCACGGCGCATGTCGGCGACGTCGTTGGCGGTAGTCGCAGGGTCGCGCGGGCGGGTCAGCACCTCGCGGATGATGCGCTCGATCCGCGCGGTGAATTCTCCCGAGGCCGACACCACGCGTGCGCGCGTCAGCGCCATGTGCTCCCAGGTCCATGCTTCATTGGCCTGGTAGTCCGCGAAGGAGACGAGGCTGGACGCCACCGGACCCGCGCGCCCCGAAGGTCGCAGTCGCATGTCGATCTCGTACAGCACGCCGTAATTGGTGCGGGTGGTGAACGCGCTGATCAGGCGCTGGGTGAAGCGGGCGAAATAATGCGCGCCCTGGAGCGATTTCCGGCCGTCGGAGTCCGGATCGTCGCTGTCGAAATCATAGAGCAGGATCAGGTCGAGGTCGGAGGATGCGGTCATCTCGCGGCTGCCGAGCCGCCCCATCGCGATGATGGCGGTCTCCTGCCCTTTGATGCGCCCGTGCTGAGCGGCAAAGCGATCGGCGACGAGACCGTGCACGGTATGGACGATGCCCTCGGCGACGTCGGCAAAGGCCGTGCTGGCCTGCTGCGCCGAGACGGTGCCCGAAAGAATGCGCGTGCCGATCAGGAACAAGCTCTCCTGCCCGAACAGGCGCAGCCGGTCCAGAAATTCCTCGTAGGAGCCGGCATCCTGCACCGTGACCGCAAGCCGCGCCGACAATTCCCGCTTGTCGGGCATCGCGCCGAAGAAGCGCGGATCGATCAGGCCGTCCATCAGCTGCGGCTGCCGCGCCAGCATCTCGCCGAGCCGGGGCGCGGCGCCGAGCACGAGCGCAACGAGCGCGACGAGATCGCGGTTCTGGCCGAGCAGCGTGATCAGTCGGCCGCCGCGCTGGAGCGCCTGGAGGAAATGGTCGAAGGCCACGACGGCGCGGTCCGGCTCCTCGGCATGCGCGAGACCGTCGATCAAAGCCGGCACGAACTCGACGAAGGCATTGCGGGTCTGCTCGTTGCGGAAGACGCGGTAGTCGCCGGTGAGCCAGTCGCGGATGGTCTGCGCCACGGCGGCTGGCTTCTTGAAGCCAAGCGTCGTCAGATGCTGGAGCAGGCGCGGATCGTCGGGACCTGCGCGATAGTCGATCGCGGGCAAGCTTGCCGTACCGGTCGGATCGTCGCCTTCGAACAGCTTTTCGTAGTGTCCCTGGACGATCTCGAGCTGACGCAACAAGTCGCGCGCAAACGTCTCGCGGCTTTGATAGCCGAAGAACCAGGCGAAGCGTTCGACCGCCTCCTTGTCCTCAGGCAGCGCATGGGTCTGCTCGTCGGCAATCATCTGGAGACGGTGCTCGGCGCGGCGCAGGAATTCATAGGCCGTGGTCAGCTCGTCGCGGGCCGATGAGGTGATCCAGTTGCGAGCAGCGAGGATGTTCAGCGCGGCAAGCGTCGGTCGCACGCGCAATTCCGGTTGGCGGCCGCCGGCGATCAATTGCTGGGTCTGCGCGAAGAATTCGATCTCGCGGATGCCGCCGCGACCGACCTTGACGTTGTGGCCCTCGACCGCGATCTCGCTCTGGCCGCGATAGGTCTGCATCTGCCGCTTCATGTCGTGCACGTCGGCGAGTGCGGCGAAATCGAGATGCTTGCGCCAGACAAAGGGCGCGATTTCGGCGAGCAGCGCCTCACCCGCTCTGGGATCGCCGGCGCAGGCGCGCGCCTTGATCATCGCCGCACGCTCCCAGGTGCGCCCTTCCCGCTCGTAATAGTTCAGTGCGGCATCGCGCGAGATCGCCACTTGCGTCGAGGACGGATCGGGACGCAGCCTCAGGTCGACACGGAACACGTAGCCGTCATAGGTGCGCTGCTGGAGGATGCGCGCCACGCCTTGCGTTACCCGGACGAAGAACGGCTGCGGCTCGATTTCGGGTGCGAGCGTCGTGGCATCGGGATCGAAGAACACGATCAGATCGATGTCGCTGGAGTAGTTCAGCTCGCCCGCACCCATCTTGCCCATGGCGAGCACGATCAGACCGCAGCCGATCTCCGGCGCCTCTGGATCTGATGGCACGATCTTGCCGCGTGCGGCTTCCTGTCGCAGCAGGTACTGGAGCGCCGCCTGCACCGAGGACACCGCGAGATCGGTCAGCGCAGCCGTCACCCGCATCACCGGCCAAACCCCGCCGATGTCGCACAGCGCGATCAGGAGCGCCGCTTCCGCCTTCATGCGGCGAAGCAGCCGCATCACCTCGGCTTCGTCGGGCGCCGCCAGCACAGCGGCCCTCGCCTCCGCGATCAGCGCGGCGAGATGCGTATCCGGTTCGCTTTCGAGCAGCCGGATCAGGCGCAGCGTATCGGCGCGCACCAGATCGAACAGATAAGGCGAGAATTCTGCGATCCCGGCCAGGATCTCCCGCGCAAAGGGATGGACCAGCAAGGCTTCAAGACGGGTCGATTGTGCCGGCTCGAGCTCGGCCAGCCAGCCTTCGAAACGTCGCTCGTCTGACATGGAAGCGGCAATATGGGGAGCTTCCGCGAAGCGCGCGACCAGGCTCTCACCATGCTTGTCCGCGTTTCCCGGCGCGGAGTGGTTCATGCCACCTTCTGTGGCACATCCGCTACTGCAGGAGCAACCCTGTCGCCGGCCCCCACGCGCGCCGGCAGCAGCAGCGTGGCAACGAGACCGGGCTGGGCGTCGCCCAGGCGCAATTCACCGCCATGCAACGTAGCGACGGCGGAGGCGAGGCTGAGGCCAAGGCCGGAGCCCGGCATGGTGCGGCTCGCCTCCAGCCGGACGAATCGCTCGACGACGTGCTTGCGGTCGGCCTCGGGAATTCCGGGGCCGCGGTCGGCGACGCTGAGCAGCACCTGATCGCCTTCGCGCTTCGCCTCGATCGTGATCTGACGGGCATCCATGCTGATCACGGTTCCCTGGGGCTGAGCGTCCGGCTTGCCGTACTTGATCGCGTTCTCGACCAGATTGGCGAGCGCCTGGCTGATCAATTCGCGATTGCCGTGAATGGGCGCCGCCTGGGTCTTGACCTTCAAGGTCATGCCGTCGTCTTCGGCCAGCGGCTCGTACAGCTCGTGAATGCCGACCGCGACGTCGGCGGCGTCGAAATCATCCATGTTGCCGCGCGCCTGGCCGGATTCGGCGCGCGCGATCATCAAGAGCGCATTGAAGGTGCGGATCAGCCCGTCGGATTCCTCGATGGTCCGCTCCAGCGCGGTGCGATAATCGGCCTCGCAGCCCGATTTCGCCAGCGCCTCCTCGGCGCGATTGCGCAAGCGCGTCAGCGGCGTCTTGAGGTCGTGCGCGATGTTGTCGGAGACCTCCTTCAGCCCCGACATCAGCGCCTCGATCCGCTCCAGCATGGCGTTGAGATTCTCGGCGAGGCGATCAAGCTCGTCGCCGCTGCGGCCGACCGGCAGGCGCTCGCTGAGATCGCCGGTCATGATGCGATGCGCCGTGCCGGACATCGCATCGATGCGCGTCAGCACCCTGCGCGCGACGAAGACGCCGCCGCCGAGGCCGAGCACGACGACGATCAGGATCGACCATTGCGCGGCCTTGGCCACGATGCTGAACAAGCGCCGCCGCTCGGCAAGATCGCGGCCGATCAGGAGGCGGAAGCCGTTTTCGAGCTGGGTGACGCGCACCAGCGCGCGATGGTCGCGATCGTCGGCATCCTCGATCCGACGATAGGCCGTCTCCGACCAGCCGGTCGTTCCCATCACGCCCGGCGCCAGCGAGCCGACATTGCCGGCGATCGCCTGCCCGGTCGGCGTCGTCACGAGATAGAGGTTGGCGCCCGGCCGCAGCGCGCGGTACTCGATCGTTCGCACGAGGCCGACCAAGCCGCGGCGATCATAGATCACGTTGATCTCCGAGGTCTCGGCATTCACCGTCTGGGTGATTTCCTCGGTGATAAGCCGCCGCGTATTCCAGGCGAAATAGCCGAGCAGCGAGGCCGCGAACATCGCGAACAGCAGCAGATAGACCAGCGTCAGCCGGAATGCCGTGGTGCGGACGAGTTTACCGAATGCCGTCACGGATCATGTACCCGGCGCCGCGGATCGTGTGCAGCAGCGGCCGCTCAAATCCCTTGTCGATCTTGGAGCGCAACCGCGAAATGTGCACGTCGATCACGTTGGTTTGCGGATCGAAATGATAGTCCCAGACGTTCTCCAGCAGCATGGTGCGCGTCACCACTTGGCCGGCATGCTTCATGAGATATTCGAGCAGGCGGAATTCGCGCGGTTGCAACGTCAGCTCGTCCTTGCCGCGGGCGACGCGGTGGGAGAGCCGGTCGAGCTCGAGGTCGCCGACGCGATAGAGCGTGTCCTCCGCCGGACCGCCGCGGCGGCGCGACAGCACCTCGACGCGAGCCAGCAGCTCGGCAAAGGAATAAGGCTTCGGCAGGTAGTCGTCGCCGCCGGCGCGCAGACCCTTGATGCGGTCGTCAACCTGCCCGAGTGCGGAGAGAATCAAGACCGGTGTCGTATCGCCCGTGTCGCGCAGCGCGCCGATCAGCGACAGACCGTCGCGCTTGGGGAGCATGCGATCGACCACGAGCACGTCGTAATCGCCGTTCTCGGCCATGGCGAGGCCTTCCTCGCCGTCACCGGCGTGGTCGGCAATGTGTCCGACCTCGCGAAACGCCTTCACGAGATAGTCGGCGGATTCGCGGTCGTCTTCGATGATGAGGAGGCGCATCGTGCGTTCAGCGGCGGTCAAGGAGGTCAACCTTCTCTAAACATGGCGCGAGCGGCAATCGCATGCAAGCCAAGCGAACGGAACGTGGATAGGCAAAAAGGCGGGCGGTGAAGCTGGGGGGACCTCACCGCCCTAGACCTTCCGACGGAGGGGGGCGTGTTTCCACCGGAAGGTAGGTGTGGGGAGCGAGCGTTGCGCTGCTCCCCGGAAGAGTGCCGGCGGCGGGGGCGACCGATGCCGGCGACACTCTTCATCTCGACGGCCTCCTGAAGCTAGCCCTTGGCGATGGGCACCGCGACGAAGCGCGACTGGCCGCCGCTCTTCACGCGCATCAGGACGCTGTTCTTGTTGTCGGACCGCGCCGTGTTGATGGCGTCGCGGACTTCGCCGGCGGTGCTCACGCTCTTGCCGCCGACTTCGAGGATCACGTCTCCTTCCTTGAAGCCGCGTTCGGCCGCAGCGCTCTTCGGATCGACTTCGGTGACCACGACGCCGTCCTTGCCGGCGCCGGCCACGGAGTTGGCGGGCGCAACGGTCATGCCGAGCTTCGGCACATCGGTGCCCCTGCTCGCACCCTTGCCGCTGCCGTTATCAGTGTCGGCCTTGGCCTCGACCGTGTTCGGCAGCTGGCCGAGGGTGAGGTTGACGACCTTGTCCTGGCCCTTGTGCAGCACGTCGAGCTTTACGGTCGCACCGGGCGCCATGCCACCGATGGTGCGGGCGAGTTCGCGCGCATCCTTGACGGAATCGCCGTTGACGGCCGTGATCACGTCGCCGGACTCGATACCGGCCTTCGCGGCCGGACCGTCCTTCTGCGGCTCCGCGACCAGCGCGCCTTCGGCCTTCTTCATCCCCAGGCTGTCGGCGATGTCGGACGTGACGGGCTGGATCTGAACGCCGATCCAGCCGCGGCTGACCGAGCCCTTGTCCTTGAGCTGGGCGACCACGCTCTTGACGGTGTTGGCTGGAATCGAGAACGCAATACCGACGCTGCCGCCGGAGGGCGAGTAGATCGCGGTGTTGACGCCCATCACTTCGCCGTTGGTGTCGAAGGCCGGACCGCCCGAATTGCCCTTGTTCACGGGCGCGTCGATCTGGATGAAATCGTCATAGGGGCCGTTGCCGATGTCGCGGCCGCTGGCCGAGACGATGCCGGCAGTCACGGTGCCGCCGAGGCCGAAGGGATTGCCGACCGCGAGCACCCAGTCGCCGATCCGCGGCTTGCTGTCCGCGAGCTTGGCGAACGGGAAGTTCGAGCCGCCCTCGACCTTGATCAAGGCGAGGTCGGTGCGCTGGTCGGTGCCGATCACCTTGGCGCTGTAGGTCTTGCCGTCGTCGGTGGTGACCTCGACCTTGTCGGCGCCGTCGACCACGTGGTTGTTGGTCACCGCAAAGCCGTCAGCCGAGATGAAGAAGCCGGAGCCCTGGCCCTGCACGACGCGGCCACGACCGCCGCCCCTGAGGCCGGGGATGCCATCCGGACCGCCGAAGCGGCGGAAGAAGCGTTCCATCGGCGAGCCCGGCTGGAATGGCGAGGAATCATCGCCGTCGTCGTTGCTCGTGGCCTTCTCCTTGATGTTGACCTTCACCGAGATCACCGAGGGCTTCACGCGCTCGACGATGTCGGCGAAACCGATCGGACGATCGACCTTCTTGACCTCGTTGTTGACCTGCGCGTGCGCCGGGCTGGAGAACAAATCCGCAGGCGACGTCGACGGGCTGAAGCCGTGGACGGCGATGCCGAGGCCGGCGACGACCGAGGCCATCAGCGCGATCCTGCGGGCGGAAAACACCGAACGGCGGGACTGCCGGTAGGACGGAAGGTTCGTGAGATCGGGACGGTCGGTCATGCAGAGGTCTCCAGGGCCTTGAAATCCTTCGGGTGCCAGTGGCGGCACCGTAGGGACCTGAAGATGGGGGCTTCAGCCTTACCGCGCGCTGGCTGCGGGGTTAAACTTTTGTAATGAAGGCGGGACCGTGCTGCGGCAGTTTAGCGCAGGCCAAAAGTCGCGTTCTTACAGGAGCTTAAAAGGATTCCGGCGAGATCGGCCAAAGCGCCCTCCGCCCTTCGTCAACTTGCCCTGACGCTGGCGATGAATTCGTCGACTTCGCGCTTCAGGGTCTCCGCCTGCTGCGACAGATCGACGGCGGAATCCCGGGCTTCAGCCGCCATGCGGCCGGTCTCGGCCGAGGTCGAGGTGATCTGAACGATGTGGTTGGAGACGTCGAGCGTGCCGCGCGCGGCGTCCTGGACGCTGCGGCTGATGTCCTGCGTGGCATTGCGCTGCTGGGCGGTGTCGACCTCGATGCCGGACATGATCGACGAAATCTCCGACAGCGTCTTCGAGATCGCGTCGATCGCGCCGCGCGTCTCCGCGGTGATGCCCTGGATGCTGGCAACATGCGCGGTGATTTCCTCCGTCGCCTTGCTGGTCTGATGCGCAAGGCTCTTCACTTCCGAAGCAACCACCGCAAAGCCCTTGCCGGATTCGCCAGCCCGCGCCGCCTCGATCGTGGCGTTCAGCGCCAGCAGATTGGTCTGCGATGCGATCGCCTGCACCAGTTGGACGACCTCGCCGATCTTGTCGGCGGCATCCGACAGCGTATGGATGGTGTCGCGGCTCTTCTCGGCTTGCGCCGCCGCGCCCTCGGCGCGCTGCGTCGCGTCCGTGACGCGGCGACTGATCGTGCCGATCGAGTTCGTCATCTCCTCGGCCGAGCCCGCAACCGTCTGCACGCTGGCGCTGGCCTGGCTCGCGCCGCTAGCGACGGCATTGGCCTTGCTGCTGGTATCGTTGGCGGTCTGCGACAGCGTCTCGGCGTTGCGCTTCAGGTGCACGGCCGACGACGCCACGCTGTCGACCACGCTGGCGACGAGCCCGTTGAAGCCCTTGATCCGGTCATCGAGGTATTTTGAACGGTCAGCCTGGTGCTGCGCTTCGTGCAACTGCTGCTCGGTGAGACGGCGCCGCTCGATCCCGTTGGTCTTGAACACTTCCAGCGCACCGGCGAGCAACCCAATCTCGTTGGTGCCGCCGAGACCCGGGACCGGCGTCTCGAATTTCTGGTCGGCAACCTCGCGCATGGCATGCACGATCGCCGCCAGGGGATTGAGAATGCCGTTGCGCACGGCGAACCAAGTGGTGAGGCAGATCGCGACGGCGATGACCGCGATCACGCCGCAGGCGACCAGGAACCAGGAGAACGCGGCCTGCGCCTGCTGGTAGATCTGCATCGCGTGGTCGCGCGCAGGACCGCTCAGCGCGGCGACGTCGGACGAGAGGCTGGTAATCTCGTTGTTGAGATAGAGCACCGCGACGAAACCCGTGCCGCCACCAATGCCCAGCAGGAACAATAATGCAGCGACGACGGCGCCGACCAGAAAACGGATCGTCAAATTGCTGTTCGTGAACATCGCTCGGAGACCCAGAGTCTAGAATCAAATCTCGCGACAAGCTTCCAGACAAAGGTCAACAGAGCATGAAACGCGCTCCGCCCAACATCCTACGTATCATTACTTAGGGCTGGGACGACTTCGCATCTTCGGACATCAACGCCGCGAGCCTCGCCTCTTCGTCCGGCGTCAGCGGCGGCGTCGGCAGATCTGCACCGTCCTGCGTGCGCCGGCGATTCTGCCGCCACAGCGCGAAGCCGCCACCCATCAGCAGCAGCGGCGCGAGCAGCCACAACAGCATGGTCTGTCGCTCGAAGCGCGGCTTCAGCAGCACGAATTCGCCGTAGCGCGCGACCAGGAAGTCGAGCACCTGCGAATTGCTGTCGCCGGCCGCGATCCGCTCGCGCACCAGGAGCCGCAGGTCGCGCGCGAGCGGCGCATCGGAATCGTCGATCGACTGGTTCTGGCAGACCATGCAGCGCAGCTCGCGCGACAATGCGCGCGCGCGCGCTTCCTTGGCCGGATCCGACATGATCTCGTCGGGCTGCACGGCATGCACCGCAGGCACGGCCAGCAGCATCAGCGCGACGAACGCGGCCATCATGCGGCGCATCGGATCACTCCGCCGGCTGCAGGCGCTGCTTGGCTCGCGCCGGCTTCGGCGCGCCGACGCGCAAGCGACGATCCGACAGCGACAGCATGCCGCCGAACGCCATCAGCACCGGCCCCCACCAGATCATCAGCACCAGCGGCTTGTGGTAGATGCGCACGGCGATCCCGCCCTCGGCGGTGACGTCACCGAGCGAGATGTAGAGCTGGCTCGCGCCGCGGGTCAGCAGCGCGGCCTCG
The genomic region above belongs to Bradyrhizobium sp. CCBAU 53338 and contains:
- a CDS encoding formate dehydrogenase subunit delta; the encoded protein is MSSPDRLVYMANQIGTFFRSQGHDKAVPGIADHIRKFWDPRMKRAIFAHLDAGGAGLEPNVLEALTSLKQTTSLPEAH
- a CDS encoding response regulator transcription factor, which translates into the protein MRLLIIEDDRESADYLVKAFREVGHIADHAGDGEEGLAMAENGDYDVLVVDRMLPKRDGLSLIGALRDTGDTTPVLILSALGQVDDRIKGLRAGGDDYLPKPYSFAELLARVEVLSRRRGGPAEDTLYRVGDLELDRLSHRVARGKDELTLQPREFRLLEYLMKHAGQVVTRTMLLENVWDYHFDPQTNVIDVHISRLRSKIDKGFERPLLHTIRGAGYMIRDGIR
- a CDS encoding ATP-binding protein, whose amino-acid sequence is MTAFGKLVRTTAFRLTLVYLLLFAMFAASLLGYFAWNTRRLITEEITQTVNAETSEINVIYDRRGLVGLVRTIEYRALRPGANLYLVTTPTGQAIAGNVGSLAPGVMGTTGWSETAYRRIEDADDRDHRALVRVTQLENGFRLLIGRDLAERRRLFSIVAKAAQWSILIVVVLGLGGGVFVARRVLTRIDAMSGTAHRIMTGDLSERLPVGRSGDELDRLAENLNAMLERIEALMSGLKEVSDNIAHDLKTPLTRLRNRAEEALAKSGCEADYRTALERTIEESDGLIRTFNALLMIARAESGQARGNMDDFDAADVAVGIHELYEPLAEDDGMTLKVKTQAAPIHGNRELISQALANLVENAIKYGKPDAQPQGTVISMDARQITIEAKREGDQVLLSVADRGPGIPEADRKHVVERFVRLEASRTMPGSGLGLSLASAVATLHGGELRLGDAQPGLVATLLLPARVGAGDRVAPAVADVPQKVA
- a CDS encoding bifunctional [glutamine synthetase] adenylyltransferase/[glutamine synthetase]-adenylyl-L-tyrosine phosphorylase; this encodes MNHSAPGNADKHGESLVARFAEAPHIAASMSDERRFEGWLAELEPAQSTRLEALLVHPFAREILAGIAEFSPYLFDLVRADTLRLIRLLESEPDTHLAALIAEARAAVLAAPDEAEVMRLLRRMKAEAALLIALCDIGGVWPVMRVTAALTDLAVSSVQAALQYLLRQEAARGKIVPSDPEAPEIGCGLIVLAMGKMGAGELNYSSDIDLIVFFDPDATTLAPEIEPQPFFVRVTQGVARILQQRTYDGYVFRVDLRLRPDPSSTQVAISRDAALNYYEREGRTWERAAMIKARACAGDPRAGEALLAEIAPFVWRKHLDFAALADVHDMKRQMQTYRGQSEIAVEGHNVKVGRGGIREIEFFAQTQQLIAGGRQPELRVRPTLAALNILAARNWITSSARDELTTAYEFLRRAEHRLQMIADEQTHALPEDKEAVERFAWFFGYQSRETFARDLLRQLEIVQGHYEKLFEGDDPTGTASLPAIDYRAGPDDPRLLQHLTTLGFKKPAAVAQTIRDWLTGDYRVFRNEQTRNAFVEFVPALIDGLAHAEEPDRAVVAFDHFLQALQRGGRLITLLGQNRDLVALVALVLGAAPRLGEMLARQPQLMDGLIDPRFFGAMPDKRELSARLAVTVQDAGSYEEFLDRLRLFGQESLFLIGTRILSGTVSAQQASTAFADVAEGIVHTVHGLVADRFAAQHGRIKGQETAIIAMGRLGSREMTASSDLDLILLYDFDSDDPDSDGRKSLQGAHYFARFTQRLISAFTTRTNYGVLYEIDMRLRPSGRAGPVASSLVSFADYQANEAWTWEHMALTRARVVSASGEFTARIERIIREVLTRPRDPATTANDVADMRRAIAQEKGETDHWDLKYASGGMVDIDFIAQYLQLVHAHDKPDILDVSTLQVLENAARLGVLPQSEAEILRAAARLYHDLTQILRLCVSDRFKPETAGTDLQRVMARAGDAPDFSSLEARVKETQSEVRRVFSALLEGKSSA
- a CDS encoding methyl-accepting chemotaxis protein; translated protein: MFTNSNLTIRFLVGAVVAALLFLLGIGGGTGFVAVLYLNNEITSLSSDVAALSGPARDHAMQIYQQAQAAFSWFLVACGVIAVIAVAICLTTWFAVRNGILNPLAAIVHAMREVADQKFETPVPGLGGTNEIGLLAGALEVFKTNGIERRRLTEQQLHEAQHQADRSKYLDDRIKGFNGLVASVVDSVASSAVHLKRNAETLSQTANDTSSKANAVASGASQASASVQTVAGSAEEMTNSIGTISRRVTDATQRAEGAAAQAEKSRDTIHTLSDAADKIGEVVQLVQAIASQTNLLALNATIEAARAGESGKGFAVVASEVKSLAHQTSKATEEITAHVASIQGITAETRGAIDAISKTLSEISSIMSGIEVDTAQQRNATQDISRSVQDAARGTLDVSNHIVQITSTSAETGRMAAEARDSAVDLSQQAETLKREVDEFIASVRAS
- the fdhD gene encoding formate dehydrogenase accessory sulfurtransferase FdhD gives rise to the protein MHVAVQAIDREIWRDGVASEGTRLIPEETPLALTYNGGTYAVMMGTPQNLEDFAVGFSLDEGIITSVDDIKSLDVVRLDDGIELRMWLEQDNAARISERRRHIAGPTGCGICGIDSIAEAVRPASIVPPGQSFTPQQIMTAMQAIAPLQSINMQTRAVHAAAFWSPSNGIVALREDVGRHNALDKLAGSLARSRTSASAGLVLLTSRVSVEMVQKTAAIGAPVMVAVSAPTALAVRTAAAAGITLIAIARSDGFEVFTHQGRITARRAQEIIDVVA
- a CDS encoding cytochrome c-type biogenesis protein, producing MRRMMAAFVALMLLAVPAVHAVQPDEIMSDPAKEARARALSRELRCMVCQNQSIDDSDAPLARDLRLLVRERIAAGDSNSQVLDFLVARYGEFVLLKPRFERQTMLLWLLAPLLLMGGGFALWRQNRRRTQDGADLPTPPLTPDEEARLAALMSEDAKSSQP
- a CDS encoding Do family serine endopeptidase yields the protein MTDRPDLTNLPSYRQSRRSVFSARRIALMASVVAGLGIAVHGFSPSTSPADLFSSPAHAQVNNEVKKVDRPIGFADIVERVKPSVISVKVNIKEKATSNDDGDDSSPFQPGSPMERFFRRFGGPDGIPGLRGGGRGRVVQGQGSGFFISADGFAVTNNHVVDGADKVEVTTDDGKTYSAKVIGTDQRTDLALIKVEGGSNFPFAKLADSKPRIGDWVLAVGNPFGLGGTVTAGIVSASGRDIGNGPYDDFIQIDAPVNKGNSGGPAFDTNGEVMGVNTAIYSPSGGSVGIAFSIPANTVKSVVAQLKDKGSVSRGWIGVQIQPVTSDIADSLGMKKAEGALVAEPQKDGPAAKAGIESGDVITAVNGDSVKDARELARTIGGMAPGATVKLDVLHKGQDKVVNLTLGQLPNTVEAKADTDNGSGKGASRGTDVPKLGMTVAPANSVAGAGKDGVVVTEVDPKSAAAERGFKEGDVILEVGGKSVSTAGEVRDAINTARSDNKNSVLMRVKSGGQSRFVAVPIAKG